The Nitrospira sp. genome has a window encoding:
- a CDS encoding MBL fold metallo-hydrolase → MKLSFHGAARSVTGSRHLLEVPGFRVLLDCGMFQGRRDEAVRRNRHLGFDAKAVGAVLLSHAHIDHSGALPVLPGQGFAGKVYLTRATGDLAGIMLEDSARIQENDCRYVNKTEKRRGRVCIRPMYDSADVRKVIRRFEGERYGDQIKLAPRLTASFHDAGHILGSAAVRVKYTARGNSTTVLFSGDLGRSQMPILRDPEPPPPCDVLILESTYGDRLHEQLGEDMKKKAQDLIEHARRHKSKIIVPAFAVGRTQELVMRIKELVGEGRVDPIPIYIDSPLANKATGVFKRHPECYDEETSKTFSDTGDVFASRYIHFVSSPQDSKRLNAMRGPCVIISSSGMCEGGRVVHHLKHAIQDEANVIVIVGFQAEHTLGRKLVEGWDVVPIFGVPTRRRAQVVKFNGLSAHADRNDLLAYVRAIDPLPSTIFVVHGEEKQALSLGTAIQTEHPHIDVRIPHHGSTHEL, encoded by the coding sequence ATGAAACTCTCTTTCCATGGGGCGGCACGCTCGGTCACGGGGAGTCGGCATCTGTTGGAGGTGCCAGGGTTTCGAGTCCTCCTCGATTGCGGTATGTTTCAGGGACGTCGAGACGAAGCGGTTCGGCGTAACCGACACCTTGGATTCGACGCCAAGGCCGTGGGCGCGGTGCTGCTCTCGCATGCACATATCGACCACTCCGGCGCCCTACCCGTGTTACCGGGTCAGGGCTTCGCCGGCAAGGTCTACCTCACCAGAGCCACGGGAGATCTGGCCGGCATCATGCTCGAAGATTCCGCGCGGATCCAAGAGAATGATTGCCGCTATGTGAACAAGACGGAAAAGCGGCGCGGTCGCGTCTGTATCCGCCCGATGTACGATAGCGCCGATGTGCGTAAGGTCATCCGGCGCTTCGAGGGCGAACGCTACGGCGATCAGATTAAGCTCGCGCCACGGCTCACGGCGTCGTTTCATGATGCGGGGCACATTTTGGGATCTGCCGCGGTCCGAGTGAAATACACAGCGCGCGGCAACAGCACGACGGTCTTGTTCAGCGGCGATCTCGGGCGATCGCAGATGCCGATCCTTCGCGATCCGGAACCTCCGCCGCCCTGTGACGTATTAATTCTCGAATCCACCTACGGCGATCGGCTGCACGAGCAGCTCGGCGAGGATATGAAGAAAAAAGCACAAGACCTCATCGAGCATGCCCGTAGGCACAAGAGCAAGATCATTGTCCCGGCCTTCGCAGTGGGCCGTACGCAAGAGCTGGTCATGCGCATCAAAGAACTGGTGGGAGAGGGGCGGGTAGATCCCATTCCGATTTACATCGATTCGCCTCTGGCCAACAAGGCGACCGGCGTATTTAAACGCCACCCGGAATGTTACGACGAAGAGACGTCCAAGACCTTCTCCGACACAGGCGATGTTTTTGCGTCTCGCTACATTCATTTTGTGTCGTCACCGCAAGACAGCAAGCGGCTTAACGCCATGCGGGGCCCCTGCGTCATCATCTCGTCCTCCGGGATGTGCGAGGGGGGCCGCGTGGTGCACCATCTCAAACATGCCATTCAGGACGAGGCGAATGTCATCGTGATCGTCGGGTTCCAAGCGGAACATACGCTGGGCCGCAAGCTGGTCGAGGGGTGGGACGTGGTGCCCATCTTCGGCGTGCCCACGCGGAGGCGGGCTCAGGTCGTCAAGTTCAACGGGCTGTCCGCCCATGCCGACCGGAACGACCTGTTGGCCTACGTCCGAGCCATCGATCCCCTGCCGAGCACCATCTTCGTGGTCCATGGCGAGGAGAAGCAGGCCCTTTCGTTAGGGACCGCTATCCAGACCGAGCATCCACACATCGACGTCCGCATTCCCCATCACGGCAGCACCCATGAGCTTTAA
- a CDS encoding TIGR00730 family Rossman fold protein, which yields MDSDTSDQAPALQQGGQSSSSYIPADRDTEFLQRDELRSVRLGLELLKPELIQTDEGIGSTIVVFGSARLKEPGAAQQELQQAEAEAARAPGDPVRRRRVTIAKRQLELSQFYDIAREFGRLVSSTCQIGGHCDYVIVTGGGPGVMEAANRGAADVQAKSIGLNITLPHEQHPNPYITPKLSFQFRYFAVRKMHFLLRAKALVAFPGGFGTLDELFETLTLLQTGKTDRVVVVLVGREFWDRLINWPLLVEYGLIAQHDLELFHYAETAKDAWDIIVRHNGVGTV from the coding sequence ATGGACTCGGACACATCCGACCAGGCTCCCGCCCTCCAGCAGGGGGGGCAATCCTCCTCCTCCTACATCCCGGCCGACAGGGATACTGAGTTTCTTCAGCGCGATGAATTGCGTTCCGTCAGGCTCGGACTCGAACTGTTGAAGCCGGAGCTGATTCAGACGGACGAAGGCATCGGCTCCACAATCGTGGTCTTTGGCAGTGCCAGACTCAAAGAACCTGGTGCCGCACAACAAGAACTTCAGCAGGCAGAAGCGGAGGCAGCGCGGGCTCCAGGCGATCCGGTTCGCCGCCGACGCGTGACGATCGCCAAACGACAGCTCGAGCTGTCGCAATTTTATGACATTGCCAGAGAGTTCGGCCGGTTGGTGTCATCCACCTGCCAGATCGGCGGCCACTGTGACTACGTGATCGTGACAGGAGGCGGACCTGGTGTTATGGAGGCGGCCAACCGAGGGGCGGCGGACGTACAGGCTAAGTCCATCGGACTCAACATCACCTTGCCCCACGAACAGCATCCCAACCCCTACATCACCCCGAAACTCAGCTTCCAGTTTCGCTATTTCGCCGTCAGAAAAATGCATTTCCTCCTCCGCGCCAAGGCACTGGTCGCATTTCCCGGAGGCTTCGGCACGTTAGACGAGCTGTTTGAAACACTCACCTTGCTGCAAACCGGGAAAACCGACCGGGTGGTGGTTGTCCTAGTTGGCCGTGAATTTTGGGACCGGCTCATCAACTGGCCGCTCCTCGTCGAGTATGGGCTGATTGCGCAGCATGATCTTGAGCTGTTTCACTATGCCGAAACAGCCAAGGACGCGTGGGATATCATCGTCCGTCACAATGGAGTCGGCACTGTATGA
- a CDS encoding GNAT family N-acetyltransferase — MPNPIHIRQAAPDDTNTITAFNLALALETEDRRLDGATLRDGVRSLLVQPQYGFYIIAEQPGGHETQPVGQLMITYEWSDWRNGVFWWIQSVYVIPEQRGRGVYQAMHRHITDEAKNDSRICGIRLYVAHENERAHAAYRRAGLLPSAYDMYEHDFVLGPHALNP, encoded by the coding sequence ATGCCCAATCCCATCCATATCCGACAAGCGGCACCGGACGATACGAATACCATCACGGCATTCAATCTCGCTCTGGCACTGGAGACTGAAGATCGCCGCCTCGACGGGGCCACCTTGCGCGACGGAGTCCGCTCGTTACTCGTGCAACCGCAATACGGCTTTTACATTATCGCCGAACAGCCGGGTGGCCATGAGACACAACCCGTCGGACAGCTCATGATCACCTATGAATGGAGTGATTGGAGAAACGGGGTGTTTTGGTGGATCCAAAGTGTCTATGTCATACCGGAGCAGCGGGGCCGTGGAGTCTATCAGGCCATGCATCGGCACATTACCGACGAAGCGAAAAACGATTCCCGCATCTGCGGCATTCGACTCTACGTGGCACACGAGAACGAGCGGGCCCATGCCGCGTACCGGAGGGCCGGATTACTCCCCTCCGCATACGACATGTATGAACACGACTTTGTCCTTGGGCCTCATGCCCTCAACCCATAA
- a CDS encoding DUF502 domain-containing protein — protein MITAFWKTCVAGLIVLVPAWATYLILSTLFTTLDDLVGRYMYYRIPGLGLLLLILVLILTGIFFDHVVGQNILARIERRIERIPLVQSVYLTLKGMTDILNFRSRFGRSKVVAFPFPRDGCWALGFVMGVAPPSIQVVPSQTLCMVFVPTAIHPFTGFLAFIPEQALHPINLQVEDAMKMEFSAGFYQPKNGWLSPSDQQAL, from the coding sequence ATGATCACCGCATTCTGGAAGACCTGCGTCGCCGGCCTTATTGTCTTGGTGCCTGCCTGGGCGACCTACCTCATTCTGTCGACGCTCTTCACGACCCTTGATGATCTCGTCGGTCGATACATGTACTATCGAATACCTGGGCTTGGCCTGCTGCTGCTGATCCTCGTCTTGATTCTAACCGGTATCTTTTTCGATCATGTCGTGGGACAGAACATCCTGGCGCGAATCGAACGGCGCATTGAGCGCATCCCGCTCGTCCAGAGCGTCTACCTCACGTTAAAGGGCATGACGGACATCTTGAATTTCCGCTCCCGTTTCGGGCGGAGTAAAGTCGTGGCGTTTCCCTTTCCTCGTGACGGCTGTTGGGCCTTAGGATTTGTCATGGGGGTGGCTCCACCGTCCATTCAGGTCGTACCCTCACAGACCCTCTGCATGGTGTTTGTCCCAACCGCCATCCATCCATTCACCGGCTTTCTCGCCTTCATTCCCGAACAGGCGCTCCATCCCATTAATCTCCAGGTCGAGGACGCGATGAAGATGGAGTTTTCCGCCGGGTTCTACCAACCAAAGAACGGATGGCTTAGCCCATCAGATCAGCAAGCATTGTGA